A single region of the Acidobacteriota bacterium genome encodes:
- a CDS encoding VCBS repeat-containing protein, with the protein MLVALALAATFAAAPGNPGDASPAFVEVAAEVGIDFVHYNGMTGQLYTAEVVGAGVALLDYDNDGDLDVYLGQGRSFDGDEAREPVFQPPAVEPTDRLFRNGLTETGQLRFTDVTADIGLHAPGYNIGIATGDYDRDGWVDLYLTNLGSNQLLRNLEGRGFEDRTATARVDDRRFSVPAVFFDYDADGWLDLYVGNYHRFHRANRKRCFLTGGKPDYCGPLSHPAEADRLLRNLGDGTFVDATLRSGLGADPVEAGTALGAVADDFNGDGLVDLYVANDQMANHLWLNQGDGTFIEDAVFAGAAFDRDGRPQASMGVAVSDFDGNGAPDIFLSHLVREHNTLYLNDGDGLFDDRSREAGLVDASWPMTGFGAASLDVDGDGVLDLYVVNGAVRRIEGQVEAGDPHPLRMENQLFRGLGGGRFETVPAEGRERPAHVDVSRGLAVGDLDNDGDPDLVISNNAGPARVLLNQRRPGRDWVGLRLVEAAGGDGRELADVYGARARLAEGGGWRRVRTDGSYVAARDPRLLLPLPDADLPVEEKAGRLVQVRWPDGAVEDVEVEAGRYNVLRRGAAAPAKQP; encoded by the coding sequence TACAACGGCATGACCGGACAGCTCTACACCGCCGAGGTGGTGGGCGCCGGGGTCGCCCTCCTCGACTACGACAACGACGGCGACCTCGACGTCTATCTCGGTCAGGGCAGGTCCTTCGACGGCGACGAGGCTCGCGAGCCGGTGTTCCAGCCACCAGCGGTCGAACCGACCGACCGCCTGTTCCGGAACGGTCTCACCGAGACCGGGCAACTCCGCTTCACCGACGTCACGGCCGACATCGGCCTCCACGCGCCGGGATACAACATCGGAATCGCCACCGGCGACTACGACCGCGACGGGTGGGTCGACCTGTATCTGACGAACCTGGGCTCGAACCAGCTCCTCCGCAACCTCGAAGGCCGCGGCTTCGAGGACCGAACGGCCACCGCGCGAGTCGACGACCGCCGGTTCAGCGTCCCGGCCGTCTTCTTCGACTATGACGCCGACGGCTGGCTCGACCTGTACGTCGGCAACTACCACCGCTTCCATCGGGCGAACCGCAAGCGCTGCTTCCTGACCGGCGGCAAACCGGACTACTGCGGCCCCCTCAGCCATCCGGCCGAGGCCGACCGGCTGCTCCGCAACCTGGGCGACGGCACCTTCGTCGACGCCACGCTCCGTTCCGGTCTGGGCGCCGACCCGGTGGAAGCCGGCACGGCCCTGGGCGCGGTCGCTGACGACTTCAACGGCGACGGGCTCGTCGACCTCTACGTCGCCAACGACCAGATGGCGAACCACCTCTGGCTCAACCAGGGCGACGGCACGTTCATCGAGGACGCCGTGTTCGCGGGCGCCGCATTCGACCGAGACGGACGCCCGCAGGCCAGCATGGGCGTCGCCGTCTCCGACTTCGACGGCAACGGCGCCCCCGACATCTTCCTCTCCCACCTGGTTCGCGAGCACAACACGCTCTACCTGAATGACGGCGACGGGCTCTTCGACGACCGGTCGCGCGAGGCCGGCCTGGTCGATGCGAGCTGGCCGATGACCGGCTTCGGCGCCGCCAGCCTCGACGTGGACGGCGACGGCGTGCTCGACCTCTACGTCGTCAACGGGGCGGTCCGGCGGATCGAGGGCCAGGTCGAAGCCGGCGACCCGCACCCGCTGCGGATGGAGAACCAGCTTTTCCGCGGCCTCGGCGGCGGCCGCTTCGAAACGGTGCCGGCCGAAGGCCGAGAGCGGCCGGCCCACGTCGACGTCAGCCGCGGCCTGGCGGTCGGCGACCTGGACAACGACGGCGATCCGGACCTCGTCATCTCCAACAACGCCGGACCCGCCCGCGTGCTCCTGAACCAGCGCCGGCCGGGACGCGACTGGGTGGGCCTGAGACTCGTCGAGGCTGCCGGCGGCGACGGGCGGGAACTCGCCGACGTCTACGGGGCCCGCGCCCGGCTCGCCGAAGGAGGCGGCTGGCGGAGGGTCCGCACCGACGGCAGTTACGTCGCGGCCCGGGATCCGCGGCTGCTGCTGCCGCTGCCGGATGCCGACCTGCCGGTTGAAGAGAAAGCCGGGCGGCTCGTTCAGGTTCGCTGGCCCGACGGCGCGGTGGAGGACGTGGAAGTCGAAGCCGGCCGCTACAACGTCCTGAGGCGGGGCGCCGCCGCCCCGGCCAAGCAACCTTGA
- a CDS encoding tetratricopeptide repeat protein: MSRPHVRRALAAASIAGVSLAGGAVPAAQEPPLSENARKVRALLSLDAVPEPSLDHLDAEIREQIAAGRAALGAALEAAATDEQAQLAANSFGHLCLQYLHHELHGTAAVCLAQLRLLAPNDFQWTYYELLLHDATGNLERARLTARAALELRPDDTATLIRAGDLHLDAGDPDAAAAVYARALEVRPESAAARFGLGRVAMDRGEIGQAIAAFEEVLASQPEGSVVHHHLGMALRAGGNTTRARAELARNRQVPIAIVDPLRDRLQIYGLKTEARFDRAVRAARSGRHNEAIALYRELLAERSADADTHFNLARSLIETGDQPAAEDHLRRAIEANPSHGAAHFNLALLLGRTGRTEEGARHLEQAADIDPENLRWRMMRAQARADVGNASGARAELEEIVRLDPGAIEAHRLLAAMLLEAGEADRAADHLEALAALTPDDLRVHFNLGLTRFGTGQFAAAREALEAALERFPGDLAVRHLLARLLATSPDAAVRDGERAVELARSVVDEQPAIDHLETMAMAMAEAGRFAEAVSWQQRALDRERDAGGGNSPQRLDRLRLYQARQPLRAPGGGR, translated from the coding sequence TTGAGCCGGCCGCACGTTCGCCGGGCGCTGGCAGCTGCCTCGATCGCCGGCGTGTCTCTGGCCGGCGGCGCGGTTCCGGCCGCCCAGGAGCCGCCGCTGAGCGAGAACGCGCGCAAGGTGCGAGCCCTCCTCTCGCTCGACGCCGTGCCGGAGCCCTCGCTCGACCACCTCGACGCCGAAATCCGGGAGCAGATAGCCGCCGGTCGCGCAGCGCTCGGCGCCGCTCTGGAGGCAGCGGCGACAGACGAACAAGCCCAGCTCGCGGCCAACTCCTTCGGTCATCTCTGCCTGCAGTATCTCCACCACGAGCTGCACGGCACCGCCGCCGTGTGCCTGGCGCAGCTCCGCCTGCTGGCGCCGAACGACTTCCAGTGGACCTACTACGAGTTGCTGCTCCACGATGCGACCGGCAACCTGGAGCGCGCCCGGCTCACGGCACGAGCCGCCCTCGAACTGCGCCCCGACGACACGGCGACGCTGATCCGCGCTGGCGACCTCCACCTCGACGCCGGCGATCCCGATGCCGCTGCGGCGGTCTACGCACGGGCGCTCGAGGTTCGGCCCGAAAGCGCCGCGGCGCGGTTCGGACTCGGTCGGGTGGCGATGGACCGGGGCGAGATCGGGCAGGCGATCGCGGCCTTCGAGGAGGTGCTGGCCTCGCAGCCGGAAGGAAGCGTCGTCCATCACCACCTCGGAATGGCCTTGCGGGCGGGCGGCAACACGACCCGGGCCCGAGCCGAGCTGGCGCGCAACCGCCAGGTCCCGATCGCGATCGTCGATCCCCTCCGCGACCGGCTCCAGATCTACGGCCTCAAGACCGAGGCCCGGTTCGACCGCGCGGTGCGCGCCGCCCGTTCCGGCCGGCACAACGAGGCGATCGCCCTGTACCGGGAGCTCCTCGCAGAGCGCAGCGCCGACGCGGACACCCACTTCAACCTCGCCCGCTCCCTGATCGAGACCGGCGACCAGCCGGCTGCCGAAGACCACTTGCGACGGGCGATCGAAGCGAACCCTTCACACGGAGCGGCGCACTTCAATCTCGCCCTCCTGCTGGGGCGGACCGGGCGGACCGAAGAGGGCGCACGGCACCTGGAGCAGGCCGCCGACATCGACCCGGAGAACCTGCGGTGGCGCATGATGCGCGCCCAGGCCCGGGCCGACGTCGGCAACGCCTCCGGCGCCCGTGCCGAACTCGAGGAGATCGTCCGGCTCGACCCTGGAGCGATCGAAGCGCACCGGTTGCTGGCGGCCATGCTGCTCGAGGCGGGCGAAGCCGACCGAGCCGCCGACCACCTGGAGGCCCTCGCCGCACTGACCCCGGACGACCTGCGGGTTCACTTCAACCTCGGTCTGACGCGATTCGGGACCGGACAGTTCGCCGCCGCACGCGAGGCGCTGGAGGCCGCGCTCGAGCGCTTCCCCGGCGACCTTGCGGTGAGACACCTGCTCGCCCGACTCCTCGCCACCAGCCCCGACGCCGCCGTCCGTGACGGGGAGCGAGCGGTGGAGCTCGCCCGCTCCGTCGTCGACGAGCAACCGGCGATCGACCACCTGGAAACGATGGCGATGGCAATGGCCGAGGCCGGCCGTTTCGCAGAGGCCGTCTCCTGGCAACAGCGGGCGCTGGACCGCGAACGGGACGCCGGCGGCGGCAACTCGCCACAGCGCCTCGACCGTCTCCGCCTCTACCAGGCACGGCAACCGCTCCGTGCCCCCGGAGGCGGTCGCTAG